In the Xiphias gladius isolate SHS-SW01 ecotype Sanya breed wild chromosome 7, ASM1685928v1, whole genome shotgun sequence genome, cataaTGGCTAAATGAACCCTACAACAGCTCAGACTCTGCCCCACTTTGgtaaaaaacaaccaaaaaaaaacagaagctcattcatgtgtGGCTGCCTCTAATTTTGTTTACGTTTAACAGCATTTTCCTGGGACTCTTAGTGGACTGATGAGGTAAAAATTCAGTAATGGAGCTTCAATCTGGTGTGTGTACGTATTTATGTTTCTATTTtacttcaaaaagaaaaagaaaaaaacaagcatctGGTCACAATTTTAGTTGTGTCTCTTTGATGCATCCAGCTGGTATTTAATCTCACAGGTTTTTACACACTAAATAAATAGTTTGGAGTATGATAATTGTCGCACACAGACAGGTGTGTCCAGGCAAATCTTGTTTATCTGCTGATAAACTTCACCTGAAACATGCGGGGTAGgaacaaaatcaaatatctACATTTAAATGGCAGCTGGTCTCAATTTCCCAAAAATTTTGAAACAAAGTGTGACAGATCctgaactgaacaaaagaaaaaaatatatcaaagagCAGCATGCTGTTgaaagtgcacacacatacacacataaaagacCAGATACACACCATGCACTCAAACCccaagcatacacacacacgcgcgcgccaCACGCACACAATTTGGCAAAATACTCCGATGAAATACTCCAGGAAGTATTTAATCGtgtcactatttttttcttctgagctGCCAGCAGACGGCGCACACTGTTGTCCTTCtcctctgatctgatctgaacACAGCCCGACGACTCAACGCTAGGCCTTGAAATGACACTCCAATAACACGCTGGTatctcacaaaaacaaaagaatatcCACATTTTTGTTGGAAAGGCTCTTCCTCGTCATCACCCATCTCCTTTTCTTCAAACACATCTTCGCCCCTCTCTTCTTGCAGGTTCTTAAAGCACCGGTCACAGGCCAGGAgtaaaaaaacagagcaataaAGCACACCCTCAATCGCTGCCTAGGCCATGTAGATGAAGGTGTTGATGTCTGCCTCGTCCCTCTTTATATACTTGTGTTCGATGAGCCACTCGATCTGCTCCTTGATCATCTTCTTCTGTGGCAGAAACATGTTCTTCAGGATCTCCACCagctctgtctgcagctgggCGTTGCTaatcctcttcctcatcttcatgaTTTGGATGATGGCCTCCTGAACGGAAATAAAAAGCAAGTGTTGCACCTTTACAGGCGGTACAAGCTGGGGCTCATCACCCTGAAAAGGGTGATGAGCCCCAGATAATCTGATGTCTTCTGCATCTACATCAGAATACCAAGTTGTAACCGACCAGTCCGATGTGTGTGATTATTTTGTAGCAGCTTGGTAGTAAACGCAGTGGACAGCTGTGCACAATGGCAACGCGCTCAAACGCAGCACTTCTCGAATCGAAGGCTGCGGATTTATCAATATATCTGCTCCCTTCAGAAGGCagggaagagacaaaaaataatgagacgGGGGTTAAAAAATCAACAAGATCAATTCAACATCAAAAGCAAAATTCACCTTGCgactctctctccatttcctcGACTGCCCATAATCTAGTTAAAATCCTTAAAGGGAACCTATCATGCTAATTTCAAGgatctatatttttattctgggactCCACGAGAGTAGCTCTGCATGATTCACGGTTCAAAAAAAGTCCTTGTTGATCTAAAACTGCCTGCTACGTAGCCCCTCAGTCGGGCCTCTGTCTGAAACTGGCAATATTAGCTCGGGCCTCCTTAAAAGTCCACTTTCTTCTGTTTGGTTTAGCTCCCAAGAGCCCGCTAAGGGGCAGCACACCCAGCGCTTGTGAGCACCGCATCATCCTATTACTGGTGTGAaggttctgaaagcaaactgtaaaaactaagcaactagtaactaaaactaaGTAACATAACAATTGATTGGAAATGGGAACTTATCCCTAATCTATCAAAACATGTTTGAGCCCAACACAAACATCCGAAGCAGCAAAGATTACAGAAGGGCGTCTGTGTTTGGAAAATATTACGCCCATTGCCTCTTTCTTGTGTGATGTAactgtggatttagtctttcaATCACAATCCGTGCATACAAAATTTTCTATATATATGCCCCTGCTAATAGCTGTACGTGTGGATAATGCACTAAAATGCAGCCTGGAGTGGGAAATTTCTACTGTGAGGAAATACGAAAGCTAACGTCGCTAGTGAAATGTTATTCTGCTGTCACCAAACGACTGCATAATAAAGCTGCACCGTGGATTACGTGTTTGCACCGAGGGCATGCCAAACTAGCCGGTAGGCAGGTGTTACATAGTGATGTAAATAAGatacaagggggaaaaaaaaggctggaatACAAACGGGGCGTTTCAGCCATTTCAGGAGCCGTGGTTTCTGTGGGAGAGAATAACTACCTTCGCCTTGGACTTTATATGACACACTAAAGGAAGGGCAAAAACCCAAAAAGCATAATATGGGCAATTTAAAGACAATGTGAGTGTTGTATTTTCATACCTGAGTTCTGAGTATTCTGAGCTGAACGATTCCttcattctcctcctctctcattcgCTCAGTGGTTAGCTGTAGCCGACCGATCAGATTGATCTTTCCCCGCTTCTGGACTTTGGAGTTTttgctgagaaaaaacaaacaaacaaaaagacacagatgaTCAATATCCCTAATATTTTAGGCTTAAAAGTCATTTCCGGTGAGCTGTCAACAACATGCATAGTTGTGGTATGGAGCAGGCCTTAAAGTGCTTGTTAATTTATTTGGGAGTAAGAATATACATATTTAGTCcatatttacaattttaaattgaattaggctgttttaaatatataagaatatttaataaataatgatacCATTTGCATATACAATAAAATCATGGATCAATGGGGACTTTACTAGACACATTATGGCATACATGAGGGAGAACTCCTGGTTGACGTAGAAGAGTGTGCTGTCTGTGAAGTCTTTGGGCGAGTTAACTGGAGGGTCGTAAGACAACACCTGTCTCTTCAGCTTGGGGAAGGCAACCAGAGACTACAACGTGAGAAGAGGACGGAACAGGTAAACTGAAAGCTATAAAACATCATCAGTACTTAAGTCACAAATACTGCCAATGTGTGTGTTCCATTCCTACAGATGGGAACAACCTCGTGTAGTCAGCTTGCATTGTGATACTCTAGAAACCTGTATTTAACCTCAGTAAATGCTGTGATCCTGTGTGCTTGTAATGTAACCGGTGGATTCAAGgaaagcattttaaatgtttcgTCGGTCTGACCCAGAGTGTCCGCCGTAGCTCTGCGTCAGGTAGCTCTGTAGCCAGTTTGAGGTTCTCGAAGCTGATTCTCTCTCTGGGTCTCTGGTTCCAGGCGAACAACACGGCCAGCTGGAACGTCGTCACCTCCAGGTCGTACTGACCCACCTCGTTTTTAAAGGTGATCTgagcagaggggaggagaaaacaGGAGAAGGCAGAGAAGGTGAGAAGGGCAGAGTGCCCTTTCACTGGCATGATGGTGACACAATGTTGCTCCTTCGATTTGGTTTGGCGTTTTTAAGAGCGGTTCCCCGTTTTGTTGTATCGTGGATGTATGAACGTGCGCCCTTGTGTGCTATTCCACCGATGGACAGTTGGTGGTGTTGGTTCCAACAAACGCAaggaagaagactgctagcgAGCAGTATAGGTTTCCATTTGACTTTTAAATGGTAACCCTATGGCACTTTAATGTTGTTATCCAagatttttataatttcagaCACTACTTCCGAAACAATATACAGCcttcattttttctgaaatagtCATTCaatgtattcatattcattaatatatctatatagCAGTTTTCACTGTTACTGCTAAAACCCATCATGGGATTCAACTACCACCACGCATACAAGGGATTCAGTCATTGAAAAGCCTTCAGCCGGCAAGCCTCAAGGTTTCTTTTATTGTGGAGCAAGTAACAGGAGATACAAGGCATTTGTCATGTGGTTAGTGAAGACAGCCACTGATCAGTAAAATGCACCTACAAAACATCACTGCAACAGTCTTTGTCTGCAATTTTAGTCAATGgaccatttttaatttttgcaaagGAAGAATGAAACAAGCAGAAACAGCCACAGTGTGCTGTTAgaggaagagctgcaggcggCAGACTGCACACCTCCATCTCATTATCAAGGTAAATAAACTCCTTTTATAGATACAGAAATATAGATGAGGAGAAGAGACAATGGGAGGTCATAcaaagagatgagaagaaaggACAAAAGAGCAGAAAACTAAAGAGACAATGAGAAGAATAACACGACACTCCATaatgagggaagaagaaaagtgGGTTAAAGAGAAGTGAGGAAGAATACGAGGAAGATAAAGTTGAGGGAGATGAGTAGGAGAGAttgcaaaaacaaaggaaaatgtatACCAATAATTTCCAAATCCAATTTCCACATTCCAggagtataaaaaaaacaacgtatTTTACCTCCACGAGATTCGGACTGTTGGCTCTTTATGGCAGCAGGAACCCTGCACCATCTACTATCTACTTTTCTACTCACAATGCCGTTAGACATGAGGTGATGCCAGTGGAGTTTGCGACCACTGTGATTCCTCTTGTAGAAGTCTTCCACCTCAGGGATCAGGTCCTCCAGCTCTGTGGGCAGCGAAACAAAAACCTTCTCACTGCTTCGAGACCAGGCTCCAGCGTTCAGGATCTTAATGTTCACGCTGTCCGCTGcaggggaaaaagaagagaagaggccTAAGAGGAGCATCATGTGTGTTTGGCCGGCAAAATAACCCACATATTAGAGACGTTGAATCTCTGAAAAAGTGTGTGCGCTTTAACTGATAGACACTTTGAGAAATTTTCTATTGTATTGTAAATTTAGTATTGTCACATAGTGTTTTGATAAACTAGTGATGAGGTACACAAAGGGATAAATGCAAATTATATGATGATTAACTGAAACAAGTGCGAACTCATTACATAAAAATTATCAttgaacaaacaaaatgggCTGCATATATAGagcacttttatccaaagtgctttacaatttggctctcattcacccattcacacacacacgtacacatacatacatacatacatgcaaacacacatacgcacttTCACATCTTTCTAAACGCTTTCACCATTCATGGTGTCTGCTGCATGAAGGAactgatggaaagaaaaactgatGAAAGGGACACATTACTACAAAGTGGTAATTTTCTACTGGTTTGTGCTCTTGTGTCAAAGTTTTTTACGCTGTTTTATGTAAAGTGATTCTGTTTCTAAGAGACTGAATGTCAGcttgttgtgtgtgcgtgcgtgcggtACCTGGTAGTGCcagtttgttgtgtttatgCATCTCTTTGAAGACTTGATTGAGGTCCTCTGAGACCTTGATGTCCTGAAACATCCTGGCCAGCTTGTTCACATAATCAGCGGGCATTCCTACTTcctacaaccacacacacacacaaacaggagaaCAAAGCAAGGGAGAAATGAATTCAATGCGTActtattttcataaattttcCTTTCACCTTGGGCTGATAACCAAAGCTAAATTTTGAGTACCAACCAAAACATTTCTATAGCACGGAGCATTACAAACTGTCCCGTACCAAAGCTGGCACTAAATTCTTGGTcatgtttacttattctttgacTGGATATTTCCTTATTTAAATCATAATATTGCTAATAGGAGGCTTTTTTTTCGATAGATCGATCACTTCAGTTCAGTCAAACATTCTTAGAATGTCTGGTGTGATTGGCTTTCTTGATGTCATTAAACAGCATCTATTGGGTAAcagtctgggctctgactgaaCCACACcagaaggtggatttttttttgttggcagTCATTCTGTAGCAGATTTACTTCCATGTTTAgagtcattgtcctgctgcatgacccaacttctactgagcttcagctggcaaACAGTAACCCTGACATTATCCAGTAAGACACCttgataaacctgggaattcatTTCCTCTCTATGATGGCGAGCTGTTCAGGACCAGAGGTAGCAAAGCAGCCtcaaatcatgatgctccctccactgtTCTTCACCTCTGGGATAATGTTTTCTTGTTGGTATGCAGTGCACTTTTTACACCAGGCGTAGTGCTGTGTGTTCTTCCCAAATAATTCAACTTTAGTTTTATCAGGACAcgaaacattttcccagtagtgtTGTGGGGTGTCAAGCTGCTCTTTGCCAAACTTCAGGcgtgcagtgatgtttttttggagagcagcagcttccttGTCCagtcctgccatggacaccatgctccATGCAACCATGCACCATTTTTTGCGTATGGTAGAttcatgaacagagatgttatcaagctccaatgattccttcAAGTCTTTAGCTTCTACTCTGAGCTTCTTTTTTGCCTCATTGATCATTCTGTGTCGTCTTAGCTGGGCAcccacttctagggagagtagaCAAAGAACTAAGTCTTCAGAGGTTTTTTATTGCGAGGCCTGGTTTACATCAGCAGATGCCTCTTTtgaacagcaaactcaaaatgtttttgataaGTCACAGTAGCTCTAACACACACCTTGAATCTGGTTTCCTTCGTGTGACTCCAGGTTTAataactcctgactccagttagcttCTGTTGATGTCATTGGTTGAGGGGTTCATGTACTTTTTCCAACCCACACTGTGagtgtttgaatgatgtattcattATGGACAAGAAAAATGCAATTACTTGTGTGTTATTAGGTAAAAGAGATGGTGTTTGGTCAaaattgtaacttagatgaaaatctgaatatattttaagacaaatttatacataaatgcagataaCTCCAAAAggttcactgactttttttgcCACTGTACATCACATTTCTTGAAACTGCTCTGCAATAAAATCTCCTGCTGATCTGCTAGTGGaaaacttttaatgtgaagcagaagcagcaggaaaTATTGGATTTGCATGAGCGGTGACAGCTCAGAATGGAccagtaaaaatgtaataagGCTGAAATTACAAAAAGTATTGAAAGTAAACTCCAAATCATAGAAATTCCATTACGAGCTACTAAAGAAAAAAGACCTGAACATAGAAAGGCTCTATCTCCAGTCACCGGTTCAGACAGACGTGCATCAAGCTAATCAGTTTTTGGCGCACGACACGGCtttggtttgaaagaggaggtTCACCACGGTAGGCCCTGCTACCAAGCAGGACAACAACAGCATGAGCCAGCTTTGTGTTAAGACAAAATTAAACAGgaaggtttttatttgtttgacacAACATGAAGCAATGAagttgtatatttattattaagttatttatttgtcacaaagtacttggcaattaaaatgtttggagcaccttatatacagtattatttaaTACTGTGAACCCCCCAAATCTGTTACCGCTACAAATAGAATCTAATTCTGTGTGAAACACTACGAGCGTCTAACAGAGAATTTAAGAAAAGTGTAACTCACTCTCAGCCACTCCACCATGTTCTCTTCAATCTCGCTGTCTGCTGAAATGTCCAGAATCAGGCGTCTGGTCAGGTGAGCTTTATGGTAACGCATAAACACGTCTTTATTCTGGACATACTTCAACACCAAGAGCTGCAAGCAGAGATCATAAAAGAAGAGATCAGTGTGAGAAtagaggaaaaagggaagatGAAAGGGACCAAAGAGGTCTGGAAACAGATCACCTAAAATGTAGTTTAGCCCTGTTGAGTGAAAGCCTGGCTAACAGGACACAGACTCACCACCTCTTTGAGTTTGAGCTCAATTTCCTCTGATGTGAGTTTCTTGCTGAGAGGAGTTTTCCTCAGAAGCATGTCACAGTAGTTTGCCAGCAGCTCAGGACACTTTGACTCCGGCTGAGTCTTCATACCCACACTGGTGGAATGAGGAGACACACCACAAGATTGTGACTAGTGTTAATCAAATAGAAAAGATAATCTTGCGTTCTTGGTTTTGGACAATTACGCCACACCATTCCACATCTGCAAGGATAAAACAGGTTCACCCTCACCCTTTCTGTTTCATAGGCAGCTCCAGTTTGAAGATTGTGGCATCATTGACAACAGCTTTGTAAGCCTGCAGGGGAGGGGAAACAGACATGTAAAATTAATACATGTTACATGGTGGCGATTACAGTGATTATCATGGAGCAGGCCCTGTACTGCACAGGAGAGGAGCAAacaagtagggctgcaactaacaattgtttttattatctattAATCAGCTGGTTATGCTTTTGATTCATTAATTGTTTACAAAGTCTATAAATattcagaaaacaatgaaaattattttccacTGCCCAAGGTCGCATctttaaatttcttgttttgtctcatcaACAGCTGAAAACCACtaagaatattcaatttacaatgatatatcactgcagcaaattctcacatttggagaattaattttctgccagtcAACTAATCTATTAATCAGCAGAGTTGCCAGGACTCGTGGAAATGCTTCTTAGCCATGGACCATAATATAATATGAGGGGATAGGATGAGTTGTTTTATCTGTGTTGTGGCCTCAATATGGATCAATTCAAGGATCACTTCCAGTAGATCATGCTGTTTAAGAATCTATGAGTCGAATATTTACTATATCCTAACATATGGACTATCATTTGTTTAAGTTGGATTGGCCAATAAGGACAAACATTTacttgcatttcttttttctgtggaAGTGCTTCCCAAAGTACCATGTAAACAGTTCATTAACgttttagttcattttgtttatatattcaGATAAAGCAAAAGTAGTATGTAAAGTACATGCCCTCTTCAGGAATGTTTGGTGaccctttattttgaaggtctGTTATTACCTAATAATTAATTACCAAAGTTCAGAGagttttagtttagttagcTGTGTTGAGTTTagaatcatttgtttttttccagaataatttcctggaaagaaatgctgcttttaaacaaaaaaagaaaagatctaTTTATCATgcattgaaacatttttttaatgtaaattgtAGCAGACAAATTGCGCATTTTTACATGTTCATCTGACCTATTGTGCACTTAAAGAGTCTAGTTTAGCTAGCTCTGCATTTAATTGGAGTTGCACAAAGGAGATATATTtgaattattcacattttcatttagctGGTTATCAAAACCTTTGAGTTGTGATTCTTCAGATCATATTCCTTAATTGTGTGCAGCTTTGGAAGTCAGATAACATTGACCTTATCTCTTGCTGTGAGGAAGCGGGGGTCGTCTTGGAAGGCCTCCTTTACCAGCTTACTGAAGCGGTTAAACAATGTCAGCAACTGTTCCACGTACTTCTCAGAGTCCTGGACAAACgtgcgcacgcgcacacacaaccacgcacaaccacacacaaccacacaactTGAAAACTATTGTACATTTTGTGGAAGCTGCCTTCCAATATTAaatttgttcatctttttcacTACATGTCCTCACTTTGAATTGTGAACCCAAACAACGCTGCCCCAAAAATCAATACTGATGTCACACACTAAATCTTAATTACCACTCTTGTGTGGtaattaatcacattttaaccTTTCGTGATTCAGCAGTAATGTGTTTATTACTTTTGGCATCATGCCGCCAAAAGTAAGTCAACCAAAGCAGGGATTCTAAACTGAATCGGATGCTAGACATTATCTGGCCCTAGTTTATAACGACTGACAATATCATTCAGAAAAAAGACTTAACACTCGTGATGGCTTCCATGAGGCAGGTAATCATGTCAAAACTCACCGGTACTATTTCTTATTCTAAAATGAAACACCTTTTTACACTGTAGCACCATGAATGGTTCCATTTGCCTATTTGTTATCAgtataaatacattaaaagttTGGGTTTAATCACGACCACATGTCTGGACTGAACACGAGATTGAGGAGATGTGCTAactaactgtgtgtgtaataaGTATTTGTTTGCGCACATACAGTAGTGATAGTCTCAGCAGCAGCCACCATGTCTGCTAGTCCAGCATTGATGATATGTTCTTCCAGGTCTTTCAGCATTGGCTCAATCCCGCTGGGAACCTTGTCCATCAGTGAAAACATCAGGTGCAGCTCTGCTCCAGGGAGAAGAAAATCAGTGTTACACAAAGGACA is a window encoding:
- the LOC120791811 gene encoding cullin-5-like isoform X2; translated protein: MGKQGSNKKTNMEDSIVRKLMLDTWNESIFSNIKSRLQDSAMKLVHAERLGEAFDSQLVIGVRESYVNLCSNPEDKLQIYRDNFEKAYLDSTERFYRTQAPSYLQQNGVQNYMKYADAKLREEEKRALRYLETRRECNSVQALMECCVKALVTSFKETILAECPGMIKRNETDKLHLMFSLMDKVPSGIEPMLKDLEEHIINAGLADMVAAAETITTDSEKYVEQLLTLFNRFSKLVKEAFQDDPRFLTARDKAYKAVVNDATIFKLELPMKQKGVGMKTQPESKCPELLANYCDMLLRKTPLSKKLTSEEIELKLKEVLLVLKYVQNKDVFMRYHKAHLTRRLILDISADSEIEENMVEWLREVGMPADYVNKLARMFQDIKVSEDLNQVFKEMHKHNKLALPADSVNIKILNAGAWSRSSEKVFVSLPTELEDLIPEVEDFYKRNHSGRKLHWHHLMSNGIITFKNEVGQYDLEVTTFQLAVLFAWNQRPRERISFENLKLATELPDAELRRTLWSLVAFPKLKRQVLSYDPPVNSPKDFTDSTLFYVNQEFSLIKNSKVQKRGKINLIGRLQLTTERMREEENEGIVQLRILRTQEAIIQIMKMRKRISNAQLQTELVEILKNMFLPQKKMIKEQIEWLIEHKYIKRDEADINTFIYMA
- the LOC120791811 gene encoding cullin-5-like isoform X1 encodes the protein MATSNLLKNKGSLQFEDKWDLMRPIVLKLLRQEAVTKQQWFDLFSDVHAVCLWDDKGPAKIHQALKEDILDFIKQAQARVLSHQDDTALLKAYIVEWRKFFTQCDILPKPFCQLEITLMGKQGSNKKTNMEDSIVRKLMLDTWNESIFSNIKSRLQDSAMKLVHAERLGEAFDSQLVIGVRESYVNLCSNPEDKLQIYRDNFEKAYLDSTERFYRTQAPSYLQQNGVQNYMKYADAKLREEEKRALRYLETRRECNSVQALMECCVKALVTSFKETILAECPGMIKRNETDKLHLMFSLMDKVPSGIEPMLKDLEEHIINAGLADMVAAAETITTDSEKYVEQLLTLFNRFSKLVKEAFQDDPRFLTARDKAYKAVVNDATIFKLELPMKQKGVGMKTQPESKCPELLANYCDMLLRKTPLSKKLTSEEIELKLKEVLLVLKYVQNKDVFMRYHKAHLTRRLILDISADSEIEENMVEWLREVGMPADYVNKLARMFQDIKVSEDLNQVFKEMHKHNKLALPADSVNIKILNAGAWSRSSEKVFVSLPTELEDLIPEVEDFYKRNHSGRKLHWHHLMSNGIITFKNEVGQYDLEVTTFQLAVLFAWNQRPRERISFENLKLATELPDAELRRTLWSLVAFPKLKRQVLSYDPPVNSPKDFTDSTLFYVNQEFSLIKNSKVQKRGKINLIGRLQLTTERMREEENEGIVQLRILRTQEAIIQIMKMRKRISNAQLQTELVEILKNMFLPQKKMIKEQIEWLIEHKYIKRDEADINTFIYMA